Proteins encoded by one window of Salmonirosea aquatica:
- a CDS encoding ketosteroid isomerase, whose amino-acid sequence MVKSLGGGHISGHGEIKQYWTRQWTEINPKVNPIGFKERQNGDLEVEVHQKVKDLHDNLIYNGMVKHIYTFENGLIKTMDIELADTK is encoded by the coding sequence ATGGTCAAAAGCCTGGGAGGGGGCCACATAAGCGGACATGGTGAAATAAAGCAGTATTGGACAAGACAATGGACTGAAATAAATCCAAAGGTCAATCCAATCGGGTTTAAAGAAAGGCAGAATGGAGATTTAGAGGTCGAAGTTCATCAAAAAGTAAAAGATTTACACGACAATTTAATATATAATGGAATGGTAAAACATATTTATACTTTTGAGAATGGCTTAATAAAAACGATGGATATTGAATTGGCAGATACTAAGTAG
- a CDS encoding alpha/beta hydrolase — protein sequence MQNNNQPQTGTFISEEGLNISYKNWKSKEIPKAIVVFAHGFNSHSGYFQWPAEQLTAQNYEVYGIDFPGRGNSDGERYYIADYEQFVIELDKLVNIAKAAHPDLPTFLLGHSAGGVLSSIYTLKHQDKLRGFICESFAFQVPAPDFAVAVLRGISHVFPHAHVLRLKNEDFSRNQEVVDFMNNDPLIANEVQPTRTVQQLSLADEKLKAEMPAIKLPLLILHGTADKATKPSGSQYFYDSASSEDKTLKFYEGHYHDLLNDTDKEIVMNDILSWLNAKTTE from the coding sequence ATGCAAAACAATAACCAACCGCAAACGGGTACTTTCATATCGGAAGAAGGCCTGAATATTTCTTACAAAAATTGGAAATCCAAAGAAATTCCAAAAGCTATTGTGGTATTTGCCCATGGATTTAATTCGCATAGCGGTTATTTCCAATGGCCTGCCGAGCAATTAACGGCTCAGAATTACGAAGTCTATGGGATTGACTTTCCCGGAAGAGGAAATTCTGACGGAGAAAGGTATTACATAGCCGACTATGAACAATTTGTCATAGAACTCGACAAGTTAGTGAATATTGCAAAAGCAGCACATCCGGATTTGCCAACATTTTTATTAGGGCATAGCGCAGGCGGTGTTTTATCTTCCATTTATACCTTGAAACATCAGGATAAGCTCAGGGGTTTTATTTGTGAAAGTTTTGCATTTCAGGTACCCGCCCCCGATTTCGCAGTGGCTGTTTTAAGAGGAATAAGCCATGTATTTCCCCACGCCCATGTACTGCGATTGAAAAATGAAGATTTTTCCCGCAATCAGGAGGTTGTCGACTTTATGAATAATGACCCACTCATTGCCAATGAAGTTCAACCTACTAGAACAGTACAGCAATTGTCTCTTGCAGATGAAAAATTAAAAGCAGAAATGCCGGCAATAAAACTTCCGTTACTGATACTTCACGGTACGGCAGATAAAGCAACTAAACCGAGCGGAAGTCAATATTTTTATGACAGTGCGTCTTCAGAGGATAAGACATTAAAATTTTATGAAGGACATTACCATGATTTATTGAATGATACAGACAAAGAAATTGTAATGAATGATATTCTAAGCTGGTTAAATGCCAAGACCACTGAATAA